From the genome of Mustela lutreola isolate mMusLut2 chromosome 16, mMusLut2.pri, whole genome shotgun sequence, one region includes:
- the GABARAPL2 gene encoding gamma-aminobutyric acid receptor-associated protein-like 2: MKWMFKEDHSLEHRCVESAKIRAKYPDRVPVIVEKVSGSQIVDIDKRKYLVPSDITVAQFMWIIRKRIQLPSEKAIFLFVDKTVPQSSLTMGQLYEKEKDEDGFLYVAYSGENTFGF, translated from the exons ATGAAGTGGATGTTCAAGGAGGACCACTCGCTGG AACACAGATGTGTGGAATCTGCGAAGATCCGAGCGAAATATCCCGACCGGGTTCCG GTGATTGTGGAAAAAGTCTCAGGCTCTCAGATTGTTGACATTGACAAACGGAAGTATCTGGTTCCATCTGACATCACTGTGGCTCAGTTCATGTGGATCATCAGGAAAAGGATCCAGCTTCCTTCTGAAAAGGCAATCTTCCTGTTTGTGGATAAGACAGTCCCACAGTCCAG ccTAACTATGGGACAGCTTTACgagaaggaaaaagatgaagATGGATTCTTGTATGTGGCCTACAGCGGAGAGAACACTTTTGGCTTCTGA